A single region of the Cyanobacteria bacterium FACHB-DQ100 genome encodes:
- a CDS encoding chemotaxis protein CheW, with protein MVGMAAPLEWAPLRVPQPASIASLESLLNPPVEIKPLEKFLRFHLNQSHSMLLPLEDIIAVQAISILDVLPVPQMSACVLGLSNWRGEALWLVDLLYQLGFDEILQPAQSLTILNAIVVQFQGKWLGLTVQAIGEIEEHDPEKLVHPSPDLFAQPLAAFIKGYFGHDHSIVLSTAAILQDPALHSQASI; from the coding sequence ATGGTTGGTATGGCTGCTCCTTTGGAATGGGCACCATTGCGTGTCCCACAGCCTGCTTCGATCGCCAGCCTGGAATCGTTGCTGAATCCACCTGTCGAGATCAAACCGCTTGAGAAATTTTTGCGGTTTCACCTGAACCAATCTCACTCGATGCTGCTACCGCTAGAAGACATCATTGCCGTACAGGCCATTTCAATTCTGGATGTCTTGCCTGTACCGCAAATGAGCGCTTGTGTGTTGGGATTGTCAAACTGGCGCGGCGAAGCGCTTTGGCTTGTCGATCTGCTTTACCAGCTTGGATTCGACGAGATCTTACAGCCCGCACAATCCCTGACTATCTTGAACGCGATCGTCGTGCAGTTCCAAGGCAAATGGCTCGGTTTAACGGTTCAAGCGATCGGTGAAATTGAAGAACATGATCCAGAGAAACTGGTGCATCCCTCTCCGGATCTGTTTGCTCAGCCCCTCGCTGCTTTTATCAAGGGATATTTTGGGCATGACCATAGCATTGTCTTAAGCACTGCTGCCATTTTGCAAGATCCAGCTTTACATTCACAGGCTTCAATCTAA
- a CDS encoding GAF domain-containing protein yields the protein MFSAEPTLEEFTAFLSETPVEVNGMSGRNAAIEPAPTPESVATYTNGNGASQTNSEETGRDLQQVVTALTGLKSELKRAGLLEKPNIQNLFRQVAEFAAVQPKQQGGVRELRDHRKQLTTIAAQMRLITDIDALMKVFVKVARETLQADRALIYRFNAQDTGSIIAESVVRGWTPALGATPSLTCFCFDQPEDYVTHQVVVVEDVNRVDLMPYQHQLLEQLQVKASLSLPIRVSGQAWGLLILQQCSRSRVWQEVEINLLHQLCLELTINLQQSEFSSKLTQQNEAEKAIFKVIDRIRRSLDLDTVFRTTTQEIRQLLKVDRVSLYRFEPDWSGEFVAESTAPGWTSLLQEQIDSPILKQNISECSAKQLGNSSARTTDTYLQQTQGGKLSNPTAFRAVSDIYEAGFSPCYIEMLERYQARAYVIVPILQNQKLWGLLAAYQNSASRDWQDAEISLMSRLGLQLGVAIQQAQNLQQLRSQTEQLAKVSERERAAARVIDKIRTSLDLNTIFKTATQEVRQFLNTDRVCVYRFSPDWSGEFVAESVVPGWISLMEEQLENAVFKENASDCDIKTIGRAKSIDTYLQQTQGGAYAKGTNFRAVSDIYKAGFSPCYLGVLERYQAKAYIIVPIMQGEKLWGLLAAYQNSGVRHWDDSEVSLMIQIGTQLGVAIQQAEYLKQVEAQTEQLKKAAARERNFIRVIDQVNKSVLERIRQSSDIETIFGQTTQQIRQFLQTDRIAIYRFNEDWGGVFVSESITPGWSRLVGADFQTTWDDTHLQETQGGRYRNNESIAVDDIYKAGHLPCHTEKLEQFQVKAYMIVPIFAGQKLWGLMGAYQNNAPRHWEESEINLLAQLGAQLGVAIQQSEYLSQIQRQAEREKILSKISDRIRQPIDLEHQSSDVNSIFQAITQDIRQFLKVDRAALYRFNPDWSGDFVYESVSAGWSKLVGSEIGTNVQDTHLRDTKGGRYRNRESLAIDDIYNAGHDPCHVELLEKFEARAYVLVPVFSKQELWGILAVYQNNGPRQWEDADVALLNQIAGQLGVVLEQVNSLERLRIQSEQLAEAAQREKMAKEQLQTQVIQLLTAVRPVFSGDLTVRVPVVENEVGTIADAYNNTIQSLRKIVTQVQTSATQVTNTSHSSSTAIAKLTEQAEEQLQEVTRALDQLQAMVSSTQAVAANARQVETALQQANQTVRSGDAAMNRTVDSILAIRETVAETSKKIKRLSESSQKISKVVSLISNFTTQTQLLALNASIEATRAGEYGRGFTVVADEVRSLARQSAEATREIEKLSQEIQSETSAVATAMDTGIQQVVNGTGLVNETRQQLNEIINATAQISQLVYAITEATQAQTQQSKLVTQAMTDVADLANKNSEQSNQISTSFQELLNTAQQLQVSVTQFKVS from the coding sequence ATGTTTTCCGCAGAACCCACGCTCGAAGAATTTACAGCTTTCCTCTCAGAGACTCCCGTTGAGGTGAATGGGATGAGCGGTAGAAATGCTGCGATCGAGCCTGCGCCAACCCCCGAATCCGTCGCTACCTACACAAACGGCAATGGCGCAAGTCAAACCAACTCAGAGGAGACAGGACGCGATCTCCAACAAGTTGTAACGGCGCTGACGGGATTGAAATCGGAACTCAAGCGGGCAGGACTCCTTGAGAAACCTAACATTCAAAATTTATTTCGCCAGGTTGCAGAATTTGCGGCGGTTCAGCCCAAGCAGCAGGGCGGGGTAAGAGAACTGCGCGATCACCGCAAGCAGCTTACGACGATCGCGGCTCAGATGCGCCTGATCACTGACATAGACGCTTTAATGAAGGTCTTTGTCAAAGTTGCCCGCGAAACCCTGCAAGCCGATCGCGCCCTAATCTATCGGTTTAACGCTCAAGACACAGGATCGATCATTGCCGAATCGGTAGTGCGAGGATGGACACCCGCGCTAGGAGCAACCCCTTCACTGACTTGTTTTTGTTTTGATCAGCCCGAAGACTATGTGACGCATCAAGTGGTCGTTGTTGAAGATGTCAATCGTGTCGATTTGATGCCGTACCAACATCAACTGCTCGAACAACTGCAAGTCAAAGCAAGTCTAAGCTTACCGATTCGGGTGTCGGGTCAAGCTTGGGGTTTACTGATTCTGCAACAATGTTCCCGCTCCAGGGTGTGGCAAGAAGTTGAGATTAACCTCCTGCACCAGCTTTGTTTGGAACTCACGATCAATCTACAGCAGTCAGAGTTTTCCTCAAAGCTGACGCAGCAAAATGAAGCGGAAAAAGCGATCTTCAAAGTAATCGATCGCATTCGTCGATCGCTTGATCTCGACACTGTATTTCGGACGACCACCCAAGAAATCCGTCAGCTTCTCAAAGTCGATCGCGTCAGCCTTTATCGCTTTGAACCGGACTGGAGCGGTGAATTTGTGGCAGAATCGACTGCTCCGGGTTGGACTTCGCTGCTTCAAGAACAAATCGATAGTCCCATCCTCAAACAGAACATCAGTGAATGTAGCGCTAAGCAGCTAGGCAATAGTTCAGCCCGCACTACCGATACCTATCTCCAGCAAACGCAGGGCGGCAAGTTGTCGAATCCCACTGCTTTTCGAGCCGTAAGCGATATCTATGAGGCGGGCTTCTCACCTTGCTACATTGAGATGCTAGAACGCTATCAAGCAAGAGCTTATGTGATTGTCCCCATCTTGCAGAATCAGAAGCTTTGGGGCTTGTTGGCGGCGTATCAGAATTCGGCTTCTCGCGATTGGCAAGATGCAGAAATTTCGCTGATGTCCCGGTTGGGATTACAGTTAGGCGTGGCGATTCAACAAGCACAAAATCTTCAACAGCTACGATCGCAGACCGAGCAACTTGCAAAAGTATCTGAGCGTGAACGCGCTGCGGCACGAGTGATTGATAAGATTCGTACATCGCTCGATCTCAATACAATCTTTAAAACTGCAACTCAAGAAGTTCGACAGTTTCTCAACACCGATCGCGTCTGTGTGTATCGGTTCAGCCCGGATTGGAGTGGTGAATTTGTTGCAGAATCGGTTGTACCAGGCTGGATTTCACTGATGGAAGAGCAGCTTGAGAACGCCGTCTTCAAAGAAAACGCCAGCGACTGTGATATCAAAACAATAGGTAGAGCCAAATCGATCGACACCTATTTACAACAAACTCAAGGGGGTGCATACGCAAAAGGCACAAACTTTAGAGCCGTTTCGGATATCTACAAAGCTGGATTTTCGCCGTGTTATCTCGGTGTGCTAGAACGCTACCAAGCAAAAGCCTACATCATTGTTCCGATCATGCAAGGAGAAAAGCTGTGGGGCTTGCTAGCAGCCTATCAAAATTCAGGAGTCCGGCACTGGGATGATTCTGAAGTTAGCTTGATGATTCAGATTGGAACTCAGCTAGGGGTGGCGATTCAGCAAGCAGAATATTTAAAGCAGGTTGAAGCTCAAACGGAACAACTGAAAAAAGCAGCAGCACGGGAACGCAACTTCATTCGTGTGATCGACCAAGTGAATAAGTCGGTGCTGGAGCGGATTCGCCAATCGAGCGACATTGAGACAATCTTTGGACAGACCACTCAGCAGATTCGACAATTTTTGCAAACCGATCGCATCGCAATTTATCGCTTTAATGAGGACTGGGGCGGTGTATTTGTCTCAGAATCGATTACACCAGGCTGGTCGCGGTTAGTTGGGGCTGATTTTCAAACAACTTGGGATGACACGCATTTGCAGGAGACTCAGGGCGGACGATACCGCAACAATGAAAGCATTGCAGTCGATGATATCTATAAAGCGGGGCACTTGCCGTGTCACACCGAGAAGCTGGAACAATTTCAAGTTAAGGCGTACATGATTGTGCCCATTTTTGCAGGGCAGAAGCTTTGGGGACTAATGGGGGCGTATCAGAATAACGCTCCACGTCATTGGGAAGAGTCAGAGATTAATTTGCTGGCTCAACTTGGGGCACAGCTAGGGGTCGCAATTCAGCAGTCTGAGTATCTCTCGCAGATTCAACGGCAAGCTGAACGGGAAAAAATTCTGTCAAAGATCAGCGATCGCATTCGCCAGCCGATCGATTTGGAGCATCAGTCCTCGGATGTCAATTCGATTTTTCAGGCGATCACTCAGGATATTCGGCAATTTCTTAAAGTCGATCGAGCTGCTCTCTATCGCTTTAATCCAGACTGGAGCGGTGATTTTGTCTATGAATCGGTATCCGCAGGATGGAGCAAGCTGGTTGGCAGCGAGATTGGAACAAACGTGCAAGATACTCATCTGCGCGACACCAAAGGCGGGCGATACCGCAACCGGGAGAGCTTAGCGATCGATGATATTTACAATGCAGGTCACGATCCTTGCCACGTTGAGCTTTTAGAGAAGTTTGAGGCGCGGGCATATGTCCTGGTTCCCGTTTTTAGCAAACAAGAACTCTGGGGAATTCTAGCGGTTTACCAGAATAACGGCCCTCGTCAATGGGAAGACGCAGATGTCGCCTTACTCAATCAGATTGCTGGGCAGCTTGGCGTGGTACTAGAGCAAGTTAACTCCCTCGAAAGGCTGAGAATCCAGTCTGAACAACTTGCCGAAGCAGCACAGCGCGAGAAAATGGCAAAAGAACAACTGCAAACCCAAGTCATTCAACTTCTGACCGCAGTGAGACCTGTGTTCTCTGGGGATTTAACGGTTCGGGTTCCAGTCGTTGAGAACGAAGTGGGAACGATCGCCGACGCTTACAACAACACCATTCAAAGCTTACGCAAAATCGTGACTCAGGTGCAGACTTCTGCAACTCAGGTGACGAACACCTCTCATAGCAGCAGCACTGCGATTGCAAAGCTGACTGAACAAGCCGAGGAACAGCTACAGGAAGTGACACGCGCGCTCGATCAGCTTCAAGCGATGGTGAGTTCAACGCAAGCAGTCGCGGCAAATGCTCGACAGGTTGAAACGGCACTCCAGCAAGCCAACCAAACTGTGCGATCGGGCGATGCAGCGATGAACCGCACGGTTGATAGCATTCTGGCGATTCGAGAGACGGTAGCGGAAACGAGCAAGAAAATTAAGCGCCTGAGTGAATCCTCGCAGAAGATCTCGAAAGTGGTGAGTTTGATTAGCAATTTCACGACGCAAACGCAGTTACTCGCATTAAACGCTTCGATCGAGGCAACCCGCGCTGGTGAGTACGGGCGAGGCTTTACGGTGGTGGCAGATGAAGTGCGATCGCTGGCGCGACAATCGGCTGAGGCAACCCGCGAAATCGAAAAACTATCGCAGGAGATTCAGTCTGAAACAAGCGCGGTCGCAACTGCAATGGACACAGGAATTCAGCAAGTCGTCAACGGAACTGGACTCGTTAACGAGACTCGCCAACAGTTAAACGAGATCATCAACGCGACTGCGCAGATTAGTCAATTGGTCTACGCAATCACCGAGGCAACGCAAGCGCAAACTCAACAATCGAAATTAGTGACGCAGGCGATGACAGATGTGGCAGATTTAGCAAATAAGAATTCTGAACAGTCGAATCAAATCTCGACCTCGTTCCAGGAGTTGCTAAACACAGCTCAGCAGCTCCAAGTCAGCGTGACACAGTTCAAGGTGAGTTAG
- a CDS encoding hybrid sensor histidine kinase/response regulator, which translates to MMSDAKLREQTYSYFLTEAQDLLQSIEQHLFSLRQDRSAAKVHELMRAAHTLKGAAASVEFESVKTIAHSFEDVFKALFKPEVTIDAGLEALLYEGYDCLRMPITAAIAGVSCQEAEVLNRAEAIFSQIRKKLGRHFDADAAIPTSAELGFDLVQSMFETGVQERLEQLESVLAAGNSTAIAETLQTQAEVFLGLAESLSLKGFGAIAQTALTALKRQPDRVQDIAKAALSDFRQGQSAVLSGDRVSGGEVSTALKQFAGLSQKPNDSVPSAWTRLKRFLRRSLLNPPTVKPEPSQNIPESNDLFTVDPAFEQLATEFAAQAELQDLGFQDLNFQDSNLQDSSSNMEFWDAEPALNDASNHAALTVSPPVVAAPPQSVAQKATLSDTIRVDLANLESLNLITSELLIYQNQQLLQDEQLQVMLVDLVDRLNRHQQMLSQLKDWASIAPERFARGGHSLATNSDLKQKFDPLELDRYNEFYVRLQRAVTEAEQLETVAEAIGFLARESRLTRGKQGRLLSNLRDDLITVRMMPIGTIFNRLPAVVQQLSETYGKTVNLRLAGTEVMVDKALAEKLYDPLLHLVRNAFDHGVEPDSLRSQQGKSIGEIEVRAYQQGNRTVIEVKDNGRGLDLQKICQRGFEQGRLPSCYVDRCSESELLNLLFEPGFSTAEQVTDLSGRGVGLDVVRSQIQAMRGTVTITSEPNQGTTFSLQLPLTLISARLLVCQAGHAIYGMISEDVIRIVSPSSAEVEQLGQQRVLHWRYEDEKQTVPIHSLSDAVTYTNRLISLQAALHSTEELRTVPALTSSILICRHQNTWVGIEVDRVLGEQELVLRPVGNTLTPPSYIYGCSVLGDGRSLLAIDAVALVERNQARSNAVPTQSTLIAKTVLVVDDSLTVRQTVAATLNRAGYQVIQAQDGLEAIAQLQQHPEIQLITCDIEMPRLNGFEFLKRYKQASQAPVVMLTSRTSEKHQQLAKQLGAAAYLTKPYDQGELLQLVEQLINAKVVQ; encoded by the coding sequence ATGATGTCTGATGCTAAACTCCGTGAACAAACTTACTCGTACTTTCTGACAGAAGCGCAGGATTTACTGCAGTCGATCGAGCAACATTTATTCTCGCTGCGTCAAGATCGCTCTGCCGCTAAAGTGCATGAACTGATGAGAGCGGCTCACACGCTCAAAGGAGCCGCCGCCAGCGTTGAATTTGAGAGTGTCAAAACGATCGCGCACTCGTTTGAAGATGTTTTTAAGGCGTTGTTTAAGCCGGAGGTCACGATCGATGCAGGGCTAGAAGCTTTGCTATATGAAGGGTACGACTGTCTACGAATGCCCATAACGGCAGCGATCGCGGGAGTGAGTTGTCAAGAAGCAGAGGTACTAAATCGAGCAGAGGCAATTTTTTCTCAGATTCGCAAAAAGCTGGGTCGGCATTTTGATGCAGATGCTGCGATACCAACCTCGGCAGAGTTGGGGTTTGATCTCGTTCAGTCGATGTTTGAAACTGGAGTACAGGAACGGCTTGAGCAATTAGAAAGTGTACTCGCAGCAGGAAACTCAACCGCGATCGCCGAAACCCTACAAACGCAGGCAGAAGTATTTTTAGGATTAGCAGAATCGCTCAGTTTAAAGGGATTTGGCGCGATCGCTCAAACAGCTTTAACCGCACTCAAACGCCAACCCGATCGAGTGCAGGACATTGCTAAAGCGGCACTGAGCGATTTTCGCCAAGGACAGAGTGCGGTTCTCAGCGGCGATCGAGTTTCAGGCGGTGAAGTGTCAACTGCACTCAAGCAGTTTGCAGGACTGAGCCAGAAGCCGAATGACTCTGTCCCCAGCGCTTGGACAAGATTAAAGCGGTTTCTCCGACGATCGCTGCTCAATCCTCCCACAGTCAAACCCGAACCTTCTCAAAATATTCCTGAGTCAAATGACCTCTTTACCGTTGATCCTGCCTTTGAACAACTTGCCACCGAGTTTGCGGCACAGGCCGAACTTCAGGATTTAGGCTTTCAGGATTTGAACTTCCAGGATTCAAACCTCCAGGATTCAAGTTCAAACATGGAATTCTGGGACGCAGAACCCGCTCTAAACGATGCGTCAAACCATGCTGCCCTAACCGTTTCTCCGCCTGTGGTAGCGGCTCCCCCGCAGTCCGTTGCTCAAAAAGCCACGCTCTCAGATACCATTCGGGTTGACCTAGCCAATTTAGAGTCGCTGAACTTGATTACCAGTGAACTCCTGATCTATCAGAATCAGCAATTGCTTCAAGATGAACAGTTGCAAGTGATGCTGGTCGATTTGGTCGATCGGCTGAATCGGCATCAGCAGATGCTATCGCAGTTGAAAGACTGGGCATCTATTGCTCCGGAGCGCTTCGCTAGAGGAGGTCATTCTCTCGCAACAAACAGCGATTTGAAGCAGAAATTCGATCCGCTTGAACTCGATCGATACAATGAGTTTTATGTGCGCCTACAGAGAGCTGTGACAGAAGCAGAGCAGCTTGAAACCGTAGCAGAAGCGATCGGATTCCTAGCGCGAGAGTCTCGATTGACGCGGGGTAAGCAAGGGCGGCTGTTATCCAATCTACGGGATGATTTGATCACGGTTCGGATGATGCCGATCGGTACCATTTTCAATCGCTTGCCTGCTGTAGTGCAACAACTAAGCGAAACTTATGGCAAAACCGTGAACTTGCGGTTAGCTGGAACCGAAGTAATGGTCGATAAAGCCCTTGCAGAAAAGCTTTATGATCCATTGCTGCACTTAGTTCGCAATGCGTTTGATCATGGAGTCGAGCCTGATTCACTGCGATCGCAGCAAGGAAAATCGATCGGTGAAATCGAAGTTCGTGCTTATCAGCAAGGCAATCGGACGGTGATCGAAGTCAAGGATAATGGGCGCGGCTTAGATTTACAAAAAATTTGTCAGCGTGGATTTGAACAAGGACGACTGCCTTCTTGCTACGTCGATCGCTGCTCCGAATCTGAACTTCTAAACCTGCTGTTTGAGCCTGGTTTTTCGACGGCTGAGCAAGTCACAGACTTGTCCGGGCGGGGCGTTGGACTGGATGTGGTGCGATCGCAAATTCAAGCGATGCGCGGCACTGTGACGATTACCTCAGAACCCAACCAAGGGACAACTTTTTCATTGCAATTGCCGCTCACCCTGATCAGCGCGAGACTGCTGGTATGCCAAGCAGGACACGCAATCTACGGCATGATCTCTGAGGACGTAATCCGAATCGTGTCGCCCAGTAGCGCAGAGGTCGAACAACTGGGACAGCAGCGCGTTTTACATTGGCGCTATGAAGACGAGAAACAAACTGTTCCAATTCATTCACTCTCTGATGCTGTAACTTACACGAACCGATTAATCAGCCTCCAAGCGGCGCTACATTCAACTGAGGAGCTTAGAACTGTTCCGGCGCTGACCTCATCGATTCTGATTTGCAGGCATCAGAATACTTGGGTTGGGATCGAGGTCGATCGCGTACTTGGAGAACAAGAACTGGTACTACGACCTGTGGGAAATACGCTCACACCACCCAGCTACATCTATGGCTGTAGTGTTCTAGGCGATGGTCGATCGCTCTTGGCGATCGATGCGGTCGCATTAGTCGAGCGAAATCAAGCGAGGTCTAACGCTGTCCCAACTCAATCTACACTCATTGCAAAAACCGTATTAGTCGTTGATGATTCGCTCACGGTGCGGCAAACCGTTGCAGCAACACTCAACCGCGCAGGATATCAAGTGATTCAAGCACAAGATGGATTAGAGGCGATCGCGCAGCTACAGCAGCATCCTGAGATTCAACTGATTACCTGTGACATTGAAATGCCGCGTCTCAATGGCTTTGAATTTCTCAAGCGGTACAAGCAAGCGTCCCAGGCTCCAGTCGTCATGCTCACCTCTCGCACCAGCGAAAAACATCAGCAGTTGGCAAAGCAGCTCGGCGCGGCAGCCTATCTCACTAAGCCGTATGACCAGGGTGAATTACTTCAGCTAGTCGAACAGTTGATCAACGCAAAGGTGGTGCAGTAA
- a CDS encoding chemotaxis protein CheW, translating to MNTSQTLNQKQTVRLIIFAIAGYRFGLPLHRILRVVNCPDDLRSRPVEPLELFPVGQQTLSVLNLRSQLGLASTDQAGDFLVIAKIKAELCAIRVDAPPDLIEVDATAIRQLPAPYRQGHPLSIASQVVVLPQGKATLAVFLLEIERLFACLGASR from the coding sequence ATGAACACTTCTCAAACTCTGAACCAGAAACAAACGGTTCGATTGATAATTTTTGCGATCGCAGGCTATCGATTCGGTTTACCGCTCCATCGCATTTTACGGGTTGTCAACTGTCCAGATGACTTGCGATCGCGCCCCGTAGAACCGCTTGAACTTTTTCCAGTGGGACAGCAGACGCTTTCGGTGCTGAATCTGCGATCGCAATTAGGTCTAGCTTCAACAGATCAGGCAGGTGACTTCTTGGTCATTGCGAAAATCAAAGCAGAACTCTGTGCAATTCGAGTGGATGCACCGCCGGATTTGATCGAAGTGGATGCTACCGCGATTCGACAGTTACCCGCGCCTTATCGCCAAGGTCATCCTCTCAGTATCGCCAGTCAAGTCGTCGTATTGCCCCAAGGAAAAGCAACACTCGCAGTCTTTCTGCTGGAAATTGAGCGGTTGTTTGCCTGCTTAGGCGCAAGTCGTTGA
- a CDS encoding IS1 family transposase produces the protein MNCPQCGSTHINKNGHCRGKQNYRCKNCGRQFVESRSARGYSEDAKQICLKMYRDGIGFRAIGHVTGISHNAIINWVKQTESDDPPDSPEIDKQTPAIGQYPYKSVQLAAFLRPCIS, from the coding sequence ATGAATTGCCCTCAATGTGGTTCTACTCATATCAATAAAAACGGGCACTGTCGCGGTAAACAAAACTATCGATGTAAAAATTGTGGTCGTCAGTTCGTTGAATCGCGCTCAGCACGAGGCTATTCAGAAGATGCCAAACAGATTTGCTTGAAAATGTATCGCGATGGCATCGGGTTCAGGGCGATCGGTCACGTCACCGGGATCAGTCATAACGCCATCATCAATTGGGTAAAGCAAACAGAGTCAGATGACCCACCCGATTCTCCTGAGATAGATAAACAGACTCCAGCCATTGGGCAATATCCTTACAAAAGTGTGCAGCTTGCAGCATTTTTGAGACCCTGTATCTCGTAA
- a CDS encoding DNA starvation/stationary phase protection protein → MSETQVLMRPFGQIVDNPISLERTVTEPVCEGLNALLASFQALYLQYQKHHFVVEGAEFYSLHQFFQESYEAVQTHAHEIGERLEGLGGVPVASFSKLAELCCFAPEPDGAYSCRSMLEHDLVGEQAVIDLLRRQAAQAESVGDRATRYLLEKILLTTEDRAFHISHFLAPDSLKR, encoded by the coding sequence ATGTCTGAAACTCAAGTTCTAATGCGTCCTTTTGGTCAGATTGTTGATAATCCAATTTCTCTAGAGCGCACGGTGACTGAACCTGTTTGTGAAGGGTTGAATGCGCTGTTGGCTAGTTTTCAAGCATTGTATTTGCAGTATCAAAAGCATCATTTTGTGGTCGAAGGGGCTGAATTTTACTCTTTACATCAATTTTTTCAGGAAAGTTACGAAGCGGTTCAGACACACGCCCACGAAATCGGTGAGCGGCTAGAAGGGTTGGGCGGCGTTCCGGTTGCGAGTTTCTCGAAGCTCGCTGAGCTGTGCTGCTTTGCGCCTGAGCCAGATGGAGCTTATAGCTGTCGATCAATGCTGGAGCATGATTTAGTGGGTGAGCAAGCGGTAATCGATCTGCTGCGTCGGCAAGCGGCTCAAGCGGAAAGCGTGGGCGATCGTGCAACGCGCTACCTGCTCGAAAAAATCTTGCTGACAACTGAAGACCGAGCCTTTCACATCTCTCACTTCCTCGCACCTGATAGCTTAAAGCGTTAG
- a CDS encoding glycosyltransferase family 2 protein: protein MLPLDFTVAIRAFNAADRLPALLDKLQSQQNTESIRWEVLIVDNNSTDNTAEVVQAYQSKWKTCDLRYVLERKQGAAIARRRAIQEAKGAFIGFLDDDNLPAEDWVATASAFGRANPKVGAYGSQIHGIFEVEPPQNIRRIALYFPIIERKNLLHFDTYKKGLPPGAGLTIRKQAWLDHVPENLIFQGPVKGSLATKGEDIEALHHMRNVGWEVWYNPEMHIYHYIPKWRLEAAYLLKFLKSTGLSQHRFRMLGYPVWQRPLVFPLLLLNDLRKIVSHKLKHRGSKDLVAACELQFLIGRFLSPFHIWTRLLTQGK from the coding sequence ATGCTACCACTGGATTTTACTGTTGCAATTCGGGCGTTTAATGCCGCCGATCGCCTCCCTGCCTTACTCGACAAGCTTCAATCGCAACAAAATACAGAATCAATCCGCTGGGAAGTTCTGATTGTCGATAACAATAGCACTGACAACACCGCTGAAGTTGTGCAAGCCTACCAGTCAAAGTGGAAAACCTGTGATCTGCGGTACGTGCTTGAGCGAAAACAGGGAGCCGCGATCGCTCGCCGGCGTGCAATTCAAGAAGCAAAAGGCGCTTTCATCGGCTTTCTCGATGATGATAATCTTCCTGCGGAGGATTGGGTCGCCACTGCATCCGCTTTTGGACGGGCTAACCCAAAAGTAGGAGCTTATGGAAGCCAGATTCACGGCATCTTTGAAGTTGAACCTCCACAAAATATCCGTCGAATTGCGTTGTACTTTCCAATCATCGAACGCAAAAACCTGCTTCACTTCGACACCTACAAAAAAGGCTTACCCCCCGGCGCTGGATTAACCATTCGTAAGCAAGCATGGCTTGATCATGTCCCAGAAAATTTGATTTTTCAGGGGCCGGTCAAGGGATCATTAGCGACCAAAGGGGAGGATATTGAAGCGCTTCACCACATGAGGAATGTAGGTTGGGAAGTATGGTACAACCCAGAGATGCACATCTATCACTACATTCCAAAGTGGCGATTAGAAGCCGCATATTTACTAAAGTTTCTCAAATCAACGGGACTAAGCCAGCATCGCTTCCGAATGCTCGGTTATCCGGTTTGGCAGCGTCCTTTGGTCTTCCCACTGTTGCTGCTTAACGATCTCCGAAAAATCGTGTCTCACAAACTGAAGCATCGCGGCTCTAAAGATCTGGTTGCTGCTTGCGAGTTGCAATTTCTAATCGGTAGATTTCTTAGCCCGTTCCACATCTGGACACGACTTCTGACGCAGGGAAAGTAA